One Brachyspira suanatina DNA segment encodes these proteins:
- a CDS encoding glycoside hydrolase family 10 protein codes for MNKIIVIISLIILLATSCQTLNIIIPNDVRKMLAKNIDEDRSQNPFYREFRAAWISSVVNIDWPLKGGSESEQKKLIVKHLDTLYENNFNALFIQVKPDAGVIFKSEINPATRYFLGSKSSDEKDDYPFETDMLEFIIEEAHKRNLEVHAWFNPYRMSLTYDKTKSYEEQFSKKNFIHTYVSNNLEPIYWYDNRLYLDPGEPISAKYITDSVIEVLENYDVDGIHFDDYFYQNAARGKTYKDWPDEVSAEKYGAKRGYNITNKSDDDYGVNGLYAWRRDNINRLVSDLYREIKSRKPYVKWTISPAGVWRNKDKLAEYPGSKYGSETRSYNPNFDALHADVLLWMLNGEKTTTLNNATRKDGLNRMYIDAIIPQVYWTSEHKTAPFDKIVKWWVDEAKKSNNGKLADIYIGHALYRMGSATNIEPWHDIDLMSRQINYIRDVGKGYIKGSAFFTMHNMYRKDRDTGNFGNDAIEYVRENNYIFKAIVPTMNTMKDINKAPLKLENPSIKKVFGGIEITFTDPNEYKLDKYGHLLPSYSSYYAIYRETIGESGIELIDKIRRTDFNTNAKVRYKDKTVNSKQTYIYYVTALDRIHNESEYLTIIND; via the coding sequence ATGAATAAAATCATTGTAATAATATCTTTAATCATACTATTAGCAACATCTTGTCAAACTTTGAATATCATTATACCAAATGATGTAAGAAAAATGCTTGCTAAAAATATTGATGAAGATAGAAGTCAAAATCCTTTTTATAGAGAGTTCAGAGCAGCTTGGATATCGTCAGTAGTTAATATAGACTGGCCTTTGAAAGGAGGAAGCGAATCCGAGCAGAAAAAACTCATTGTAAAACATTTAGATACATTATATGAAAATAATTTTAATGCTTTATTCATTCAGGTGAAGCCGGATGCAGGAGTAATATTTAAATCAGAAATAAATCCAGCCACAAGATATTTTTTAGGTTCAAAATCAAGCGATGAAAAAGATGATTATCCTTTTGAAACAGATATGCTTGAATTTATAATAGAAGAAGCTCATAAAAGAAATTTAGAAGTTCATGCTTGGTTTAATCCTTACAGAATGTCTTTAACTTATGATAAAACTAAAAGCTATGAAGAACAATTCTCCAAAAAGAATTTTATTCATACTTATGTTTCTAATAATCTTGAGCCTATATATTGGTATGATAACAGACTTTATTTGGATCCGGGCGAACCTATAAGTGCAAAATATATAACAGATTCAGTTATAGAAGTTCTTGAAAATTATGATGTAGACGGCATACATTTTGATGATTATTTTTATCAGAATGCTGCAAGAGGAAAAACTTATAAAGATTGGCCCGATGAAGTAAGTGCTGAAAAATACGGAGCTAAAAGAGGATATAATATAACAAATAAATCTGATGATGATTATGGAGTGAATGGGCTTTATGCTTGGAGAAGAGATAATATCAACAGGCTTGTAAGCGATTTATACAGAGAAATAAAATCAAGAAAACCCTATGTAAAATGGACTATTTCACCTGCAGGAGTTTGGAGGAATAAAGATAAATTAGCAGAATATCCTGGAAGCAAATATGGAAGCGAAACAAGATCATATAATCCTAATTTTGATGCTTTGCATGCTGATGTTCTTTTATGGATGCTTAACGGAGAAAAAACAACTACTTTGAATAATGCCACAAGAAAAGACGGATTAAATAGAATGTATATCGATGCTATAATACCGCAAGTATATTGGACTTCAGAACATAAAACAGCACCTTTTGATAAAATAGTAAAATGGTGGGTTGATGAAGCAAAAAAATCAAATAATGGAAAACTTGCAGACATATATATAGGACATGCTCTATACAGAATGGGAAGTGCCACAAATATAGAACCTTGGCATGATATTGATTTGATGTCAAGACAAATAAATTATATAAGAGATGTAGGTAAAGGATATATTAAAGGCTCAGCATTCTTCACAATGCATAATATGTATAGAAAAGACAGAGATACAGGAAATTTTGGAAATGATGCTATTGAATATGTAAGAGAAAATAATTATATATTCAAAGCAATAGTACCAACAATGAATACAATGAAAGATATAAATAAAGCTCCTTTAAAATTAGAAAACCCAAGTATTAAAAAAGTTTTCGGAGGAATTGAAATAACATTTACAGATCCTAATGAATATAAGCTGGATAAATACGGACATCTTCTACCTTCATATTCTTCATACTATGCTATATACAGAGAAACTATAGGAGAATCAGGAATAGAATTAATAGACAAAATAAGAAGAACCGATTTTAATACAAATGCAAAAGTGAGATACAAAGATAAAACAGTAAATTCAAAGCAAACTTATATATATTATGTTACAGCTTTGGACAGAATACATAATGAAAGCGAATACCTTACTATAATAAATGATTGA
- a CDS encoding ABC transporter permease, translating to MDKAVNKINIKKKLAPLIEFFDEFKKDKTGVVGLCILVLAIMVSLLEPLLLTYKEAPKRWRDITYWQDNPASAAPEWLNFFQQEKSAITTDIKPISVETNYIDGELNYKAIFEYDYKFDKAPVDLIFHANVNGSTGLIWNVTRPDGAVITLSDSLHNINGDLRISSFNDSKNRIFRFYRESVPRILARQIDTLTTNPMKILFNTKKDDMAKNFQALKGVYKFEVSGKFSGDNASFEDPYMVLVGSMSGIMGTDNMKRDIFSGLVSGLKWALFIGIATSFISVIIGVMYGIVSAYFGGFVDNTMQFIYQIFIGIPVLPVMIVMSAIFKPSIWTMITMMIFFSWTGSVMTVRSMAMQLKEETYIEAARTIGAGHFRIIFNHLAPLLLPFSFASMALAVPSAIVYESSLSLLGLGDASIVTWGQILHDAMKGSAVLSGLWWWIIPPGILIAILGMSFAFLGFALDKILHPKLRSR from the coding sequence ATGGATAAAGCTGTTAATAAAATCAATATTAAGAAAAAACTTGCTCCTCTAATAGAATTTTTTGATGAGTTTAAAAAAGATAAAACAGGTGTTGTAGGTTTATGCATACTTGTTTTGGCTATTATGGTATCATTATTAGAGCCTTTGCTTTTAACTTATAAAGAAGCTCCAAAAAGATGGAGAGATATAACTTACTGGCAGGATAATCCCGCTTCGGCTGCTCCTGAATGGCTTAATTTTTTTCAGCAAGAAAAATCAGCTATCACAACAGATATAAAGCCTATAAGTGTTGAAACTAACTATATTGATGGAGAATTAAATTATAAAGCAATATTTGAATATGATTATAAATTTGATAAAGCTCCAGTGGATTTAATTTTTCATGCTAACGTTAACGGCTCTACAGGACTAATATGGAATGTTACAAGACCTGATGGGGCAGTAATTACGCTTTCTGATAGTTTACATAATATAAACGGAGATTTAAGAATATCATCATTCAATGATTCAAAAAATAGAATATTCAGGTTTTACAGAGAGTCAGTTCCTAGAATATTAGCAAGGCAGATTGACACTCTTACAACCAATCCTATGAAAATACTTTTTAATACAAAAAAAGATGATATGGCTAAAAATTTTCAAGCATTGAAAGGTGTTTATAAATTTGAAGTGAGCGGTAAATTTTCAGGAGATAATGCCAGCTTTGAAGATCCTTATATGGTATTGGTGGGCTCTATGTCAGGTATAATGGGTACTGATAATATGAAAAGAGATATATTTTCAGGTTTGGTATCAGGACTTAAATGGGCATTATTTATAGGAATAGCTACAAGCTTTATATCTGTTATAATAGGTGTAATGTATGGAATAGTTTCTGCATATTTCGGAGGATTTGTTGATAATACTATGCAGTTTATTTATCAAATATTTATAGGAATACCTGTACTTCCTGTTATGATAGTTATGAGTGCAATATTCAAGCCTAGTATATGGACCATGATTACAATGATGATATTTTTCTCTTGGACTGGTTCAGTTATGACGGTTCGTTCTATGGCTATGCAGCTCAAAGAAGAAACCTATATCGAGGCAGCACGCACAATAGGGGCAGGACATTTCAGAATAATATTTAATCATTTAGCACCATTGCTTTTGCCTTTCTCATTTGCTTCTATGGCTTTGGCTGTACCTTCTGCTATAGTTTATGAATCTTCTTTATCATTGCTTGGACTTGGAGATGCTTCTATAGTTACTTGGGGACAGATTCTGCATGATGCTATGAAGGGTTCTGCTGTTCTTTCAGGCCTTTGGTGGTGGATAATACCTCCGGGAATTTTAATTGCTATTTTGGGTATGTCATTTGCATTTTTAGGTTTTGCTTTGGATAAGATACTTCACCCTAAACTTAGAAGCAGATAA
- a CDS encoding ABC transporter permease: MFTYFVIKRILKGIIMFIILMFMSSAIFNTVSEKTLKAQIEENINAEVRGLSNMRTEDVENFIKERRAYYYDIYWLNRSIGERIFIRGINTITFQFGKSSIMMDSNGNRDVIKIIGEALPRSIILFTTASVIQMMIGLIIGLIKARKAGGLFDRSTSIITMIVYGMPTWWLSMILIMIFVYKFKLFPSGGVHSIPTPTGIMYYLDMLWHMSLPLLTLTLIGFWGLSFVVRNIVLSTLQEDYIMAARARGISERSVLLGHTLRSSAPPIVTITLLGLFGSIAGSIIFEGIFSWPGLGNLYWISVQQNDIPVLMGNLAITTALYQLGLVILDISYGFLDPRIKVGGKM; the protein is encoded by the coding sequence ATGTTTACTTATTTTGTTATTAAAAGAATTTTGAAAGGCATAATCATGTTTATAATACTTATGTTTATGTCTTCTGCTATATTTAATACTGTCAGTGAAAAAACTCTCAAGGCACAGATAGAAGAAAATATTAATGCTGAAGTTAGAGGACTTAGTAATATGCGTACTGAAGATGTGGAGAATTTTATAAAAGAGAGAAGGGCATATTATTATGATATATATTGGCTTAATAGAAGTATAGGAGAGAGAATATTCATAAGAGGAATTAATACAATAACTTTTCAATTCGGAAAATCTTCTATAATGATGGATTCAAACGGCAACAGAGATGTAATAAAAATAATAGGAGAAGCGCTTCCTCGTTCTATAATACTTTTCACAACAGCATCAGTTATACAAATGATGATAGGTTTGATAATAGGACTTATAAAGGCAAGAAAGGCAGGAGGATTATTTGATAGAAGTACAAGTATTATAACTATGATAGTTTACGGTATGCCTACTTGGTGGCTTTCAATGATACTTATAATGATTTTTGTTTATAAGTTTAAATTATTCCCATCTGGAGGAGTGCATTCCATACCAACACCTACAGGTATAATGTATTATTTGGATATGTTATGGCATATGTCTTTGCCTTTGCTTACATTAACATTAATAGGTTTTTGGGGACTTTCATTCGTTGTAAGAAATATAGTGTTATCAACATTGCAGGAAGATTATATAATGGCAGCAAGAGCAAGAGGAATATCAGAGAGGTCTGTTTTACTTGGACATACTTTAAGAAGTTCTGCTCCTCCAATAGTTACTATAACTTTGTTAGGTTTGTTTGGTTCTATTGCAGGATCAATTATATTTGAGGGTATATTCTCTTGGCCTGGTTTAGGTAATCTTTATTGGATATCAGTTCAGCAAAATGATATACCAGTATTAATGGGTAATTTGGCTATAACCACCGCACTTTATCAATTAGGATTAGTGATTCTTGATATATCTTACGGATTCTTAGATCCTAGAATAAAAGTTGGAGGCAAGATGTAA